The sequence below is a genomic window from Blastopirellula retiformator.
TTGTGAGATGACGAAAAAAGGAAAACTAACCCTGCCACCTATACGAATGACCGGAGTATAGGCGCCACGAACATGGAAGACAAATAACTTCCTTAAATCCAAATTAATGAATCGCAAAACTCCAGGGCACGTAAAATCACCGTGACAGCTTAATAAATTTCACCACGGGCATTCGCTCGCCTCAAGCAAAACCCGCCCTAAACTTCGACTAGCGAAGGTTTTGCATCCTTAGAAAGGTCGCCGTTTGCTTCACGCAATTGGAGACGCCTACGTCAGAAATATTCGCCAAGAAAACCTTGAAACCACTTTATCCGATGACGAAAATGGGAAACGCATTGACGAAATTGGGGAACAATCGCCCCCTCGAGTTGCGTTTCGCCGACACTATTGCGCAATCGCCAGGGAGATTCCACCGTGTGGCAACACAAGCAAACCGTCTTGCTCTTGATCGAATCTTCCCGCGGCTATGGCCGGGGACTGCTACGGGGCGTCGCCGATTACTGCCGCATCTATGGCAACTGGCAGGTCATTCACGTCGAGCGCACGATGAACGAACAATTGCCCACGGACATGGGCGACTGGAAGTTGGACGGCATTCTGGCTCGCGCCGAACAGCGTTCGATTTCGGACGAGATCGACGCGCTCGGCGTTCCGACGGTCGACCTCCGCGGTTCTTATGTTCCCAAGCATGGCGTCTCGCTCGACAGCGATCCGGTCGCGTGTGCGGAAATGGCGCTTCAGCATTTTCAACAGCGAGGCCTGCGCGACGTCGCCTTCTGCGGCTACGACGGCGTCGACTTTTCGGACGCCCGGGGAACCGCGTTCGTGGAAATCGCCCAGCGTAACGGCTGTCGTTGTCACAGCTTCGCCAGTTCCGCCGTCCGCTATTCCCGCATTTCGCGCGAGCTGCTGGCCGAAGGTGACGACTCGGATCTGGTTCAATGGCTCAAGACGTTGCCGGCGCCCTGCGGCGTCTTCGCTTGCAACGACGTTCGCGGGCGCCAAACGCTGCGGGCCTGTGCCGAGGCAGGCATCGCCGTTCCCGAACAACTGTCGCTGGTCGGCGTCGATAACGACGACGCCATCTGCGATCTCGCCATTCCGACGATCAGCAGCATCGAACCCGATACGCATCGGATTGGTTTCCAGGGCGCGACCTACCTGGCCGAGCTCATGAAAGGCGGCAAGGCGGCGCGGCGGACCTATGTTCCGCCCAAGCAAGTCGTCGTGCGGGCCTCGTCCGATTTCGTCGCCATTGGCGATCCAGAAACGGCCCGCATCCTGAACTACATCGGGCGGCATGCCTGCGACGGCTTGACGGTCGAGATGCTGTGCGAGCAGTTTCGCTTGAGCCGCTCTTCGCTGGAACGTCGCCTGAGGAAAGCCTTGGGGCGCAACGCCAAGGCGGAAATCGATCGGGTCCGGATCGAACGAGCGAAACTTCTACTGCGCGAAACCGATCGCAAGTTGCTGGCAGTCGCCAACCACGTCGCCTATTCCTCCGCCGCCAAGTTTGTAGTCGCCTTCAAGCGAATCACCGGCGTCACCCCGGGCGAGTTTCGAAATCAGTTTCAGCGCGGGTAGCGGAGCCGGCCGATACGTTCTTGCAGCGGCTAAAACGGCGCCTTCACCCGCGAGATCAAGTCAAGAATCTGCTCTCTTCCCTGCAGCGTGGGGCCGATCGTACGAGCCGCCACCACTGGGACCGCCATTTTCTGAATGTCGTCGGCCGTCACAAAATCGCGCTGCTGGAGAAACGCCCAGGCCTGACCGCAGCGGAGCCATTGCAACACGCCGCGAGGACTGAGATGACCAGTGAAGGTAGGTTGACCGAGCAGCGTTTCGGACAGGTTGGCCACATATTGCAAGAGCGTGTCGCTCGTCTCCACCGCCGCCGCCCGCTGCTGCAGTTGCAACAACTGCGGCCGGCTCAAGATCGCCTCGGTCGTTTCCTGGAACCCTTCTATGACGCCGCCGCGGGACTTCATCAATTCGATCAGGCTCGCACGGTCAGGCGCCCCGATGCTGATCTTCATCGAGAAGCGATCGAGCTGCGCTTCGGGCAAGGGAAACGTGCCGTGCAACTCTTCCGGATTTTGCGTGGCGATCACAAAAAACGTATCGGACAAGCGATAAGTTAGATTGTCGATCGTCACTTGATGTTCGGCCATCGCTTCCAGCAAGGCGCTTTGCGTGCGCGGAGTCGACCGATTGATTTCGTCCGCCAAGACGACGTCGGCGAAGACCGGCCCTTCATGAAACTCAAACTGCGACGTTTGTTGATTGAAGATGTTAAAGCCGGTCACGTCGCCCGGCAACAAATCGGGCGTACACTGGATGCGTGAGAACTTGCCGCCGATCGCGCCGGCCAACGCCTTCGCCAAGGTCGTCTTGCCCAGGCCCGGCAAGTCCTCGATCAACAGATTCCCCCGCGCCAGTAGGCAAGCGAGCACTAACTCGACCGTCTCGGATTTCCCCCGCAGATGATCGTTCAGATGAGTCCGCAATCGCTTTAGGGCCTCGTCCCAATCAAAGTCGAATTGCATAGCCTCGGTCGTTGATTCGAAGTTCGTGGACAAGATCGATCTTTCGCTGGGGGAAGAAACTAAGACTGAGAGGATTCGCGAGCGGCCCCGCCGACTGCGGCCTGAATACGCCGCGGCGTCAGCCAGGCGACGACGTCCGTGGCCGCTTGCCGCAGTTGCTTTTGATGCGCCGGATCATTGACGCTCGCTTTGCAGTAGACCGCCTCTTGGCCGAGCGCCGCGAACCGCCGCAGCGTTTTTTCGTGCGGAGCGAGCGGAAGGACCGCCGTCTGAAACGATGCGCCCGCCTGCAGCGCGCATCCCGCCAAGTGCAAGCGATACTGAATTAGCCGGTGCGTTCGGGCGACCAACTCTGGGGGCGAGCGCCGCAGGCTCCACCGCCACCGCCAATAGATCCAGGCTCCATGGCACTTACGACGCAGAAAAATGATGACGACCATGATCACCAGCAGGCTGACCGCGATGATTGCGCCATAGCGGAGCAAGAATGTCGACGCGACATTCCACCAACTTGCCTGCGCGACTGCCGACTTGGCGGCGGGTATTTCAAACCCGGGGGTTGGCTCGATATCGACCCACAGTTTGTCGGCCAGCGCCACCTGAGCCCAGTAATGGACGTCGTCTTCGCGAATGCTGGTCTCGCCGGTCATCCAGCTCCGTCGGCTCTCGTGAGCGTAGTATCCGCCGACCAATCGACTGGGATATCCGAGCGATCGCAACAGCACGACCGCCGACGAGGCGAACATGTAGTCGGGGCCGCGGCGCGACTCGATCAGAAAATAGCGAACCGAGTCGGTCTCAGTCGTCGGAATCGTCGCCATGGGATCGTAGACGGCGTGACTGCGCAGACCGTGCACCACCGCCATGATCTGCTCCCAGCCTGGCTCGGTACCTGCGGTCCACTGGGCGACCAACGCCGCCATCTCCGGCGGCAAAATCGGCCCCTCGTGGTTGGCTCGCAGCTCTTGCAAGTCTCGTAGTAGCGCGTCATTGCCGTCAGACGTTTGGCTGCCGCGGGCGATTAGCTTCCAGGCCAGTGCCGGATTTTTCTTCAGCGTTTCGGACAACGCCTGGACGTCGTAGGGAGTAAACAACAGCGTGGCGGTCGAACTCATTTGCGGCGCTTCCAACATCAGCGCCTGCAGCTTGTCGGGCGGAATATCACGCAACTGCGGCGTCAACGTTCCGGCGCCTTGCTGCATCAAAGACTGCGACGCCAACGACCGCAGCTGCTCCAGGAACTGCTCGGAATTGACGTCGACGTCTTCGGCAAATTGCGAGAAGTCGAGGTCCTGGCGATTGACCAGTTTCTGCAGGCCCTCTTGCTGGGAGATCTGCGTCGAAGCGGACGGAAGGCCGCGTCCTTTCTCGGGTTGCCACTGAATACCATCAAACTGATTAAACCGCGTTGTCGGGATATGCCGCACCTGATCTCCCGCCAGGGCGAACAAGGTCCGAAATTCTCCGCCCGTCTTGGGCGCCTTCCGCCGGGTCGAAAACGACTTGCGACCTTCCCGTTTTCGTTTGACTTCGTCCTCCGCCTCGCCGTCGGTCGCGCCATACTTCTTGTCCGAGGCTTCCTCCAGCACTTCATCTTGCTCCTCCAGGCGAAAGGAGACTTCCTCTACATCCAGTTCCTGGACGTCCCTCTTCAGGTACCGATCGATCAATTCGCCTTGGCTGGTTTGGTCCGCCGGGTAGGCGATCGTCGACGCGACGAAGCCAAGCAGCACCAAGAGTAAGCAAGAGACGACGAAGTCTGGGCGCCACGAACCGGCCGTTGCCGCACTCACCCGGAAACCTGCCTGATCGTTGGCGGTCAGCCACAGCGTGACGACGCACAATTGCGCCAAGACGCAGACTGCCACCAACAACGAACCGTCGAACGTGAAGACGAATAACGCCAGCAGCGTCCCCGCAAACAACGTTGCCCGCCGGCGGACCGGGTCAAACGTGAAGATGGCCGACGCCGCGCACAAGTTCCGCAGTCCCTCAAGCATCAGCAAGTCGATCCGGCCATCGCTTTCCAGCGTGAAGATTCTCGCCAGCGGAACCAGCAGCGCCGCGCACATCACAGCCGCCTGGACGCGTGGTGGCAACATTCTTCGCTGCCGAGAAGCCAAGAGAAAACCGATCACGATGACCGCCATCCATGCGGCGCTAGCGCCGAACGTGGCGACCAGCGGCGCCTCTTGCATCAGCACGATGTTCGACGCGAACACGCCCAGTAGCGCCGCCGCGATTGTTAGCCATTCTAGACGCGTCGACGCTGGCGAGCGTTCTTCGTCTGTCGATCTAGGCATAGATGCGCTCCCCCAGGCTTTGCAGCGACTCGCGCCAAGGGGTCTGCGGATGCAGCCAGACGACCCCTTCTTCGGGCGACCGATCGCCGACATAGATCACTTCGTCGTAGTGGGCTTGCTGGCTCTCGTCAGCCGGCGCCTGTTGCGTGACGAGCACAAATCGTCCCGCATCACGGCGAGCGACCGGAGGCCTGGTCGGCTGCGCGGTTGCCTGACGATCGAAGATCGCCAGAAAATCGAGCGCCGCATTCAAGCTGTGGCGTCCGATTCCTTCCCAACGGCGGACCCCGACAATGTCGAGATCGACCAGCCAACCCGACTCGACCGCCTGGGCGATCAGGCTCGCCGCGGCGCTGATGGCCAATTCGTATGCATCGCCAGGTTCGGTCAGGTTCAAGCGAATTCGGAGTCGCCGCGACGACGTCGACTCTCGTTCGCAAACGATCAGTTCGCCGTAGCGGGCCGTATGTCGCCAATGGACTCGCCGCATCGACTCGCCGGGACGATGAGGACGCGGTCCGGCGATGTCGCCTTCATCTCCCCAACCGCCGCCGCTGGTCTCAGCCGACTGAAAGCCAGACTGACGGGCGTTGGAAAGAACGGTGCGCAGCTTGACGATCTCGGGCCAAATGATCGCCCGCGACTCGATCGCGACTTGTTTGGTCGCCGTTACTAGACCAAACGGAAATCGCGTGCGCATTTCTATCGAACCCGATGGAAAATAGCCGCGGACCTGAGGAATAGGAGACCAAATCGGCGAGATAGCGCCGCGACGATCGATGCGCGTCACGTTGCACTGGTGCGTCTCGACCAGGCCTCCCTGCGGGTCATATTCGCAGACCTGCACGCTGGTTGTGCCCCAAGCGAAAATGTTGTTGTTGCTCAGTTGCATTCGCAGCGAAAGTGGGCGGCCGACCTCACCTCGCACCTGCCGCGGCAACAGCGTCCCCCGCAATCGGCGAATCGCCAGGTAAGGCGCCAAGACGCCGACGCCGATGATCAGCAGCAAGGTTCCCGAGACAATAAACGCTCGGCCATGCCACATCACCCCAGCCAGCAGACCCGTGGCGACGACGCATGCCAATACCCACCCCATGCGTGGAGAAGCGGTACGCGAAGCGCCGCTGGCGGCGGAGTTGAAACGGTAAAACATCGTGCCCCTTTGCGAGCCCCGCACGGCGGCATCTCGCGTCTTTGCGAAACAACCGTCAGGCAGTTCCTAGCCATTGTCAGAGGTCGAGTCGCGACGAAAAGACGTCTGCCTGAATCTTCATCGATATTTCGCGAAGCGCGGCAGTGCAGGGAAGAAGGGAGAGAAATAGTTTGTGAATTGAGTCACAATTTTCGCTCCCGAGGTCAGCAGATGTTACGATTTCAGCGATCGGTCGACCTGCCCATGCGATCGGGGTCGACATTGGATTGCAAGAGGAGCCGAACGTGGAAACGCAACATCAGGCGACCATTCGCCCCGAGGGTCAAGGAAGACGGATTTCGGTTGTGGGAGACGACGCTTATCGCTTGCTCGCCACCGGGGAAGAGACGGGGGCGCATACGCGACCATCGATGCGGTCATTCCGCCCGGCGGCGGGCCGCCGCCCCACATTCACCGTCGCGAGGAGGAATCATTTTACGTCTTGTACGGCGAGATCACCTTCACACTCGAAGACGAACAAATCATCGCCGGGCCTGGCTGCTTCTTAACTGCTTGTTGACAAATGCCATCGTGGCATTTTCCAACCTCGCCATGCTCGCAAAATAACGACTTGCGTCGCTATTTTGGGATCGCATCCCTGCGATCACGCAGTCCGTCGAGAAAATCAACGGACTGTTAAACATGCCGATCGGCAGTCGACACCGCTTCAAAAATGAAAGCGGACAACCGACGCGGATGTTGATCACCATCGCGCCAGCGGGCTTGGAAGAAATGTTCCTGGAAGTGGGAGAATTCCTCTCTTCGGAAGCAGACCAACCGTCGCCGCCAACCGCGGAAGATATCGAGCGATTGCTGGAAGCGGCGCCCCGATATGGCCTGGAGATCTTTCCGCCCAGCGAAAAACCCTGCTAACAAATGACGTGTCATATTTTCACACTTTCTTAACACGCAAACAAACGCTTCATCTGCTACAAAGGAGGTATCGCTAGGGCGCTACAGATTGATATGGATTAACGCAACGTGGAAGAATTTCTCGCCATTCTCGGCTTCATGTTGGCCGCCTATTCGATTGTCGCCAATGATGCGATCCAGACGCTCGGCACGTTTCTCAGCTCCAACTCGAAGCGTCCTTGGTGGCTGCTGTGGGCGTTTGCCTGCACGGTGCTGATGTTCGTCTTCGTCTATGGGTGGTACGTCAACGATGGAGACGTCACCTACGGACGACTCGCCAAGTTTCCTGAACCGGCTGGCGGTTTGACCTGGCTGCATATCATTCCGCCGATCGTCATCTTGATGCTGACGCGGTACGGAATTCCGGTCAGCACCACCTTTCTGGTGCTGGCGGTTTTCGCACCCGGCAATCTTGGCTCGATGTTGTCGAAGTCGCTGGTCGGCTACGTCGTCGCCTTCTTTATGGGAGTCGGCATCTATCTGGTGATCACCAAGTCGTTTGAGAAGAAGATGATCGCCACCGCGGAAGATCCTCCCCGCTTTCGCTGGATTGTGCTGCAGTGGATCTCCACGGCGTTTTTGTGGAGCCAGTGGCTGATGCACGACCTGGCCAACATCTTCGTCTATCTGCCGCGACGGCTGAACTTTTACTACTTTGTCTTTGCTACGGTCTTGATGCTGGCCCTGCACGCGATCATTTTCGCGCGCCGCGGGGGCGAGATTCAAGCGATCGTCACCACCAAAACCAACACGCAAGACATCCGCTCGGCCACGATCATCGACTTCATCTACGCGCTGGTGCTGATGATCTTCAAGGAATACAGCAACATGCCGATGAGCACGACCTGGGTCTTTCTCGGTTTGCTCGCGGGGCGCGAAACGGCAATTTCGCTGCTGCTCAAAGTGCGGCCGATCAAGGAGA
It includes:
- a CDS encoding XylR family transcriptional regulator: MWQHKQTVLLLIESSRGYGRGLLRGVADYCRIYGNWQVIHVERTMNEQLPTDMGDWKLDGILARAEQRSISDEIDALGVPTVDLRGSYVPKHGVSLDSDPVACAEMALQHFQQRGLRDVAFCGYDGVDFSDARGTAFVEIAQRNGCRCHSFASSAVRYSRISRELLAEGDDSDLVQWLKTLPAPCGVFACNDVRGRQTLRACAEAGIAVPEQLSLVGVDNDDAICDLAIPTISSIEPDTHRIGFQGATYLAELMKGGKAARRTYVPPKQVVVRASSDFVAIGDPETARILNYIGRHACDGLTVEMLCEQFRLSRSSLERRLRKALGRNAKAEIDRVRIERAKLLLRETDRKLLAVANHVAYSSAAKFVVAFKRITGVTPGEFRNQFQRG
- a CDS encoding AAA family ATPase, coding for MQFDFDWDEALKRLRTHLNDHLRGKSETVELVLACLLARGNLLIEDLPGLGKTTLAKALAGAIGGKFSRIQCTPDLLPGDVTGFNIFNQQTSQFEFHEGPVFADVVLADEINRSTPRTQSALLEAMAEHQVTIDNLTYRLSDTFFVIATQNPEELHGTFPLPEAQLDRFSMKISIGAPDRASLIELMKSRGGVIEGFQETTEAILSRPQLLQLQQRAAAVETSDTLLQYVANLSETLLGQPTFTGHLSPRGVLQWLRCGQAWAFLQQRDFVTADDIQKMAVPVVAARTIGPTLQGREQILDLISRVKAPF
- a CDS encoding transglutaminase-like domain-containing protein, translating into MPRSTDEERSPASTRLEWLTIAAALLGVFASNIVLMQEAPLVATFGASAAWMAVIVIGFLLASRQRRMLPPRVQAAVMCAALLVPLARIFTLESDGRIDLLMLEGLRNLCAASAIFTFDPVRRRATLFAGTLLALFVFTFDGSLLVAVCVLAQLCVVTLWLTANDQAGFRVSAATAGSWRPDFVVSCLLLVLLGFVASTIAYPADQTSQGELIDRYLKRDVQELDVEEVSFRLEEQDEVLEEASDKKYGATDGEAEDEVKRKREGRKSFSTRRKAPKTGGEFRTLFALAGDQVRHIPTTRFNQFDGIQWQPEKGRGLPSASTQISQQEGLQKLVNRQDLDFSQFAEDVDVNSEQFLEQLRSLASQSLMQQGAGTLTPQLRDIPPDKLQALMLEAPQMSSTATLLFTPYDVQALSETLKKNPALAWKLIARGSQTSDGNDALLRDLQELRANHEGPILPPEMAALVAQWTAGTEPGWEQIMAVVHGLRSHAVYDPMATIPTTETDSVRYFLIESRRGPDYMFASSAVVLLRSLGYPSRLVGGYYAHESRRSWMTGETSIREDDVHYWAQVALADKLWVDIEPTPGFEIPAAKSAVAQASWWNVASTFLLRYGAIIAVSLLVIMVVIIFLRRKCHGAWIYWRWRWSLRRSPPELVARTHRLIQYRLHLAGCALQAGASFQTAVLPLAPHEKTLRRFAALGQEAVYCKASVNDPAHQKQLRQAATDVVAWLTPRRIQAAVGGAARESSQS
- a CDS encoding DUF58 domain-containing protein encodes the protein MFYRFNSAASGASRTASPRMGWVLACVVATGLLAGVMWHGRAFIVSGTLLLIIGVGVLAPYLAIRRLRGTLLPRQVRGEVGRPLSLRMQLSNNNIFAWGTTSVQVCEYDPQGGLVETHQCNVTRIDRRGAISPIWSPIPQVRGYFPSGSIEMRTRFPFGLVTATKQVAIESRAIIWPEIVKLRTVLSNARQSGFQSAETSGGGWGDEGDIAGPRPHRPGESMRRVHWRHTARYGELIVCERESTSSRRLRIRLNLTEPGDAYELAISAAASLIAQAVESGWLVDLDIVGVRRWEGIGRHSLNAALDFLAIFDRQATAQPTRPPVARRDAGRFVLVTQQAPADESQQAHYDEVIYVGDRSPEEGVVWLHPQTPWRESLQSLGERIYA
- a CDS encoding cupin domain-containing protein — its product is MHRREEESFYVLYGEITFTLEDEQIIAGPGCFLTAC
- a CDS encoding cupin domain-containing protein; its protein translation is MPIGSRHRFKNESGQPTRMLITIAPAGLEEMFLEVGEFLSSEADQPSPPTAEDIERLLEAAPRYGLEIFPPSEKPC